One region of Tamandua tetradactyla isolate mTamTet1 chromosome 6, mTamTet1.pri, whole genome shotgun sequence genomic DNA includes:
- the TEKT3 gene encoding tektin-3 encodes MELLGSTLTATYAHPRPTPTNFLPAVSTVASSYRDRFPHYNLTHSLSLPWRPNTYYRVASNLPNLAPYCTRSQRVSESTMLPFVSNRTTLFTRYTPDDWYRSNLTNYQECNTSRHNAERLRVDTSRLIQDKYQQTRKTQADSTQNLGERVNDIGFWKSEIIHELDEMIGETNALTDIKKRLERALVETEAPLQVARECLFHREKRMGIDLVHDEVETQLLMEVDVILCCQERMKLHLDKAIAQLAANRGSQHELEKDLSDKQAAYRIDDKCHHLRNTSDGVSFFRGVEKVDATISVPESWAKFTDDNILRSQSERATSAKLRDDIQNLLVVTANEMWNQFNKVNLSFTNRIAETADAKNKIQIHLAKTLQEIFQTEMTIESIKKAIRDKSAFLKVAQTRLDERTRRPNIELCRDMAQLRLVNEVYEVDDTLQTLQQRLRDAEDTLQSLVHTKATLEHDLAVKANSLYIDQEKCMGMRKTFPNTLRLVGFC; translated from the exons ATGGAGCTTTTAGGTTCTACTTTAACGGCAACTTATGCCCACCCTAGACCAACACCGACCAACTTCCTCCCAGCCGTCAGCACAGTGGCATCAAGCTACAGGGACCGCTTCCCCCACTACAACTTGACCCATAGCTTGAGCCTTCCTTGGAGGCCGAACACATACTACAGAGTAGCCTCCAACTTGCCGAACTTGGCCCCGTACTGCACCAGATCCCAGAGGGTGTCTGAGAGCACAATGCTTCCCTTCGTTTCCAACAGAACCACCCTCTTCACCAGGTATACTCCTGATGATTGGTACAGGTCCAACCTGACCAATTACCAAGAGTGCAACACCTCCCGGCACAATGCGGAGAGACTAAGGGTAGACACATCTCGCCTGATTCAAGACAAATACCAACAAACCAGAAAAACCCAGGCAGACTCCACCCAAAATTTGGGAGAACGAGTTAATGACATCGGCTTTTGGAAATCTGAAATCATTCATGAGTTGGACGAAATGATTGGGGAGACAAATGCACTTACTGATATTAAGAAAAGATTGGAGAGAGCTCTGGTGGAGACGGAAGCCCCACTTCAG GTGGCCCGAGAATGTCTGTTTCATCGCGAGAAGAGAATGGGCATCGATCTGGTCCACGACGAAGTAGAAACACAACTGCTGATG GAAGTTGATGTTATTCTATGTTgtcaagaaagaatgaagctaCATTTGGATAAGGCTATTGCCCAACTTGC agccAACAGAGGCTCCCAGCACGAGCTGGAGAAGGACCTAAGTGATAAGCAGGCTGCTTACCGGATCGATGACAAATGCCACCATCTGCGAAACACTTCAGACGGTGTCAGCTTCTTCAGAGGAGTGGAGAAGGTCGATGCAAC tatCTCAGTGCCTGAGTCCTGGGCCAAATTTACCGATGACAATATTCTCCGCTCTCAGAGTGAACGAGCAACCTCTGCCAAGCTGAGAGACGACATTCAAAACCTCTTGGTTGTGACTGCCAACGAAATGTGGAATCAGTTCAACAAAGTGAACTTGTCTTTCACCAATCGCATTGCGGAGACTGCAGATGCTAAAAATAAGATTCAGATTCATTTAGCAAAG ACCTTGCAGGAGATTTTCCAGACCGAAATGACCATCGAGTCCATCAAGAAGGCCATCAGGGACAAGTCTGCCTTCCTGAAAGTGGCTCAGACCAGACTAGATGAGCGCACAAGGAGACCCAACATAGAGCTTTGCCGAGACATGGCCCAGTTGCG CCTTGTTAACGAGGTGTACGAGGTGGACGACACCCTGCAGACCCTGCAGCAGCGCCTGAGGGATGCCGAGGACACCCTGCAGTCGCTGGTCCACACCAAAGCTACACTGGAGCACGACCTGGCCGTCAAAGCCAACTCCCTGTACATCGACCAGGAGAAATGCATGGGCATGCGCAAAACCTTCCCCAACACCCTCCGGCTGGTCGGCTTCTGCTAG